The Xanthomonas sp. CFBP 8443 genome has a window encoding:
- the dinG gene encoding ATP-dependent DNA helicase DinG: MNDTSTPAAQSAPGKPQRELTEPLKLAIRDAYTKLQANTPGFRVRRAQSQMIGVVSRALGTSGGVGVAEAPTGVGKSLGYLTAGVPIALASKKKLVISTGTVALQSQLVERDIPAFLKATGIEATVALAKGRTRYLCARNVAELHGEAAQDSMFEDEAPLYDRPLSPAEAEQARGLAKAYADKTWNGDLDTAPEPIPPSLRARITTNAAGCAGRRCSFAVQCPVLKARSDVRDAQIVVTNHALLLSALALGDSDNGQPLIAPPADMLLVLDEGHHIAGVAIDQGAANLALDDMARRTGRLQSLVGAAYRLADKDTIGNQLPNEAIELATQVSKGLKAFRAEIERAWVPDPGQEEPMWRAPNGRLPEDWKPFIDAQAQDTAALLNWVQAAHQLVAKSKQEDAAKERLQRSLGMALEMVEQQYALWLGWRREDQDGQAPMARWITASRDADLVCHCSPVSAAQVLRALLWSEVDSAVLTSATLTGGGDFQALAIDNGLPAHAEMVSLSSPFDLPNQAELIVPKFPVAPDDREGHPREVARYLVKELDWGKGSIVLFTSRWKMLKVADLLPVAQRNRVLVQGEGSKSQMIGEHMRRIGAGEGSVLFGLNSFGEGLDLPGDACTTVVITQVPFAVPTDPQTATLGEWFESRGLNAFNLIAVPHALRTLTQFAGRLIRSSSDHGRVIILDSRLLTKRYGKRIIDALPPFKRVIG; this comes from the coding sequence ATGAACGACACCTCCACGCCGGCCGCGCAGTCCGCGCCCGGCAAGCCCCAGCGCGAGCTGACCGAGCCGCTGAAGCTCGCCATCCGCGACGCCTACACCAAGCTGCAGGCCAACACCCCCGGGTTCCGCGTGCGCCGCGCGCAGAGCCAGATGATCGGGGTGGTGTCGCGCGCGCTGGGCACCAGCGGCGGCGTCGGCGTGGCCGAGGCGCCCACCGGCGTCGGCAAGAGCCTGGGCTACCTCACCGCCGGCGTACCGATCGCGCTGGCCAGCAAGAAGAAGCTGGTGATCAGCACCGGCACCGTGGCGCTGCAATCGCAATTGGTGGAACGCGACATTCCCGCCTTCCTCAAGGCCACCGGCATCGAGGCGACGGTGGCGCTGGCCAAGGGCCGCACCCGCTACCTGTGCGCGCGCAACGTGGCCGAGCTGCATGGCGAAGCCGCGCAGGACAGCATGTTCGAGGACGAGGCGCCGCTGTACGATCGCCCGCTGAGCCCGGCCGAGGCCGAGCAGGCGCGCGGCCTGGCCAAGGCCTACGCCGACAAGACCTGGAACGGCGACCTGGACACCGCGCCGGAGCCGATCCCGCCGTCGCTGCGCGCGCGCATCACCACCAATGCCGCCGGCTGCGCCGGACGCCGCTGCTCGTTCGCGGTGCAATGCCCGGTGCTGAAAGCGCGCAGCGACGTGCGCGACGCGCAGATCGTGGTCACCAACCACGCCTTGCTGCTATCTGCGCTGGCGCTGGGCGACAGCGACAACGGCCAGCCGCTGATCGCGCCGCCGGCGGACATGCTGCTGGTGCTCGACGAGGGCCACCACATCGCCGGCGTCGCCATCGACCAGGGCGCGGCCAACCTGGCCTTGGACGACATGGCGCGGCGCACCGGCCGCCTGCAGTCGCTGGTCGGCGCGGCCTACCGGCTGGCCGACAAGGACACCATCGGCAACCAGTTGCCGAACGAGGCGATCGAACTGGCCACCCAGGTCAGCAAGGGCTTGAAGGCATTCCGCGCCGAGATCGAACGCGCCTGGGTGCCGGATCCAGGCCAGGAGGAACCGATGTGGCGCGCGCCCAACGGGCGCCTGCCCGAGGACTGGAAGCCGTTCATCGACGCGCAGGCGCAGGACACCGCCGCACTGCTCAACTGGGTGCAGGCCGCGCATCAGCTGGTGGCCAAATCCAAACAGGAGGACGCGGCCAAGGAGCGCCTGCAGCGCAGCCTGGGCATGGCCCTGGAGATGGTCGAGCAGCAGTACGCACTGTGGCTGGGCTGGCGCCGCGAGGACCAGGATGGGCAGGCGCCGATGGCGCGCTGGATCACCGCCTCGCGCGATGCCGACCTGGTCTGCCATTGCTCGCCGGTGTCGGCCGCGCAGGTGCTGCGCGCGCTGCTGTGGAGCGAAGTGGACTCGGCGGTGCTGACCTCGGCCACGCTGACCGGCGGCGGCGATTTCCAGGCGCTGGCGATCGACAACGGCCTGCCCGCGCATGCCGAGATGGTGTCGCTGTCCTCGCCGTTCGACCTGCCCAACCAGGCCGAACTGATCGTGCCGAAATTCCCGGTCGCGCCGGACGACCGCGAGGGCCATCCACGCGAGGTCGCGCGCTATCTGGTCAAGGAACTGGACTGGGGCAAGGGCTCAATCGTGCTGTTCACTTCGCGCTGGAAGATGCTCAAGGTCGCCGACCTGCTGCCGGTTGCGCAGCGCAACCGGGTGCTGGTGCAGGGCGAGGGTTCCAAGTCGCAGATGATCGGCGAGCATATGCGCCGCATCGGTGCCGGCGAGGGCTCGGTGCTGTTCGGGTTGAATTCGTTCGGCGAAGGCCTGGACCTGCCGGGCGACGCCTGCACCACCGTGGTCATCACCCAGGTGCCGTTCGCGGTGCCGACCGACCCGCAGACCGCCACGCTCGGCGAGTGGTTCGAAAGCCGCGGCCTCAACGCCTTCAACCTGATCGCGGTACCGCACGCGCTGCGTACCCTGACCCAGTTCGCCGGCCGCCTGATCCGCAGCTCCAGCGACCACGGCCGGGTCATCATCCTCGACTCGCGCTTGCTGACCAAACGCTACGGCAAGCGCATCATCGATGCGTTGCCGCCGTTCAAGCGGGTGATCGGCTAG
- the aroE gene encoding shikimate dehydrogenase: MPTSRYAVFGHPVTHSLSPRIHADFAKQAGIALQYDAIDAMPDGFAAALAAFAAEGGVGANVTLPLKEAAYAHSVIHSERAQRAGAVNTLSYRDGQWHGDNTDGAGLVRDLTGRNGLDLRGRRALLLGAGGAARGVAPALLDAGVQQLMIVNRSPERADALVDALGEPARAMSRYWEDLRELGDFELIVNATAAGRDEAAGFSLPLSLVNSMTLAVDLNYGEIAIPFLAWARAANCRDTVDGLGMLVEQAAESFERWHGVRPDTDPVYAALRARDAVLVSAD, from the coding sequence ATGCCCACATCCCGTTATGCCGTGTTCGGCCATCCCGTCACCCATTCGCTGTCGCCGCGCATCCATGCCGACTTCGCCAAGCAGGCCGGTATCGCCCTGCAGTACGACGCGATCGACGCCATGCCGGACGGCTTTGCGGCGGCGCTGGCGGCGTTTGCCGCGGAGGGCGGGGTGGGCGCCAACGTGACCTTGCCGCTGAAGGAAGCCGCCTACGCGCACAGCGTGATCCACAGCGAACGTGCGCAGCGCGCCGGGGCGGTCAACACGCTCAGCTACCGCGACGGGCAGTGGCACGGCGACAACACCGACGGCGCCGGCCTGGTGCGCGACCTGACCGGGCGCAACGGCCTGGACCTGCGCGGTCGCCGCGCGCTGCTGCTCGGCGCCGGCGGCGCCGCGCGCGGGGTGGCGCCGGCGCTGCTGGACGCCGGCGTGCAGCAGCTGATGATCGTCAACCGCTCGCCCGAACGTGCCGATGCGCTGGTCGATGCGCTGGGCGAACCGGCGCGCGCCATGTCCCGCTACTGGGAAGACCTGCGCGAACTGGGCGACTTCGAACTGATCGTCAACGCCACCGCCGCCGGCCGCGACGAGGCGGCGGGATTCTCGCTGCCGCTGTCGCTGGTCAACAGCATGACCCTGGCGGTGGACCTGAACTACGGCGAGATCGCGATCCCGTTCCTGGCGTGGGCGCGCGCGGCCAACTGCCGCGATACCGTCGACGGCCTGGGCATGCTGGTCGAGCAGGCGGCCGAGAGCTTCGAGCGCTGGCACGGCGTGCGTCCGGACACCGATCCGGTCTACGCCGCGCTGCGCGCGCGCGATGCGGTGCTGGTGAGCGCCGACTGA
- a CDS encoding TolB-like protein, translating into MRTPALPLALAASLLCAPSAFALSEFGIEGMGVVSTKADETRASVSVDGQRIVWASADRAGGPSGGDLWQATLRDGRWADAQPLPAPLNTPGADTDPFFSADGRWLYFASDRAGGHGGGDLYRAPVLADGRYGPPQNLGAAVNSRGDERTPALSLDGTRLLFASDGHGGAGGMDLFVARLQGQVFGQLQALDGIDSADDETDAAWLGDGRALVFARARKAQGAQVWLAQCAAGRYVQPQPLALSFNGADGDTRGAVLDASKPSELLVVGSARAPKAGQRDVYRMKAPAASGSDDCAGAR; encoded by the coding sequence ATGCGGACCCCCGCCCTGCCGCTCGCGCTGGCCGCGAGTTTACTCTGCGCGCCGTCGGCGTTCGCGCTTTCCGAGTTCGGCATCGAGGGCATGGGCGTGGTCTCGACCAAGGCCGACGAGACCCGTGCCAGCGTTTCCGTGGATGGCCAGCGCATCGTCTGGGCCAGTGCCGACCGCGCCGGCGGGCCCAGTGGCGGCGACCTGTGGCAGGCCACGCTGCGCGACGGGCGCTGGGCCGACGCGCAGCCGCTGCCGGCGCCGCTGAACACGCCCGGCGCCGACACCGACCCGTTCTTCAGCGCCGACGGGCGCTGGCTGTATTTCGCCTCCGACCGCGCCGGCGGCCATGGCGGCGGCGATCTGTACCGCGCGCCGGTGCTGGCCGACGGCCGCTACGGCCCGCCGCAGAACCTGGGCGCGGCGGTGAATTCACGCGGCGACGAACGCACGCCGGCGCTGTCGCTGGACGGCACCCGGCTGCTGTTCGCCAGCGACGGGCATGGCGGTGCCGGCGGCATGGACCTGTTCGTGGCGCGGCTGCAAGGCCAGGTCTTCGGCCAGTTGCAGGCGCTGGATGGGATCGACAGCGCCGACGACGAAACCGATGCCGCCTGGCTGGGCGACGGCCGCGCGCTGGTGTTCGCGCGGGCGCGCAAAGCGCAAGGCGCGCAGGTGTGGCTGGCGCAGTGCGCCGCTGGGCGCTACGTGCAGCCGCAGCCGCTGGCGCTGTCGTTCAACGGTGCCGACGGCGACACGCGCGGCGCGGTACTGGACGCCTCCAAACCGAGCGAGTTGCTGGTCGTCGGCAGTGCGCGCGCACCGAAGGCCGGCCAGCGCGACGTGTACCGGATGAAGGCCCCGGCGGCGAGCGGCAGCGACGATTGTGCGGGTGCGCGCTGA
- a CDS encoding sulfite reductase flavoprotein subunit alpha, whose product MTKKLLFQLHWLLGISAGLVLSVMGLSGATLAFEDEIVRWANPPLAEAAARHAAGESPLPLAELARRLDLGGAHRTTRLLIDPTGTRPSNVRLAGGDGGRLYFDPYTGQTVAEPRLTGFFAFVEDLHRRLAAGERGKAVTGACAIVLLFFCLSGLYLRWPRQWWSWRAWWAVEWKRQGRGFLWSLHSVIGTWCLAIYLLIALTGLYWSYDWYRQGLVAVLGGERAESGGGRGGKPPAVDYARLQAALDALPGVRRAYLDLRLPGRPGQPAIARYLAEDPVHSRAFDGVEIDPRSGRVVRRLDYRQQPLGRQLLSSVFALHSGSFFGLPGRVLVLLASLCMPLFFVTGWLLYLDRRRKKRALRSARSGLGPTAPAAAEPWLVGFASQSGFAERLAWQAAGQLQAAGVPVQVQSLAQLDTAQLLRARRALFVVSTFGDGEAPDPARAFEKKVLRQAQALPELGYALLALGDRQYARFCGFSRRLEQWLAAQGAQALFPAVEVDNADPQALAQWQRQLSAVTGVAAAAPELQAPPSLEWRLAGRALLNPGSAGAPVWRIDLAPPAQAQWQAGDILEVQPCHAADAVRTWLDAHGLAADTPLRAGGVSLPLQAALADRDLAPPGDAHDLQAWLDALPQLPLREYSIASVPADGLLQLVVRLTRRDDGSAGLGSGWLCLHAPLGTAVQARVRANPGFRRHGDAPLLLIGNGTGIAGLRSLLREAEVAGAHGHWLLFGERNAAHDALFGAELRAWHDSGHLQRLDLAFSRDQPGKVYVQDRLRDAADEVRAWIARGATLHVCGSLDSMARGVDTALRDILGEDALDTLSAAGRYRRDVY is encoded by the coding sequence GTGACCAAGAAGCTGTTGTTCCAGCTGCACTGGCTGCTCGGCATCAGCGCCGGACTGGTGCTGTCGGTGATGGGCCTGAGCGGGGCCACGCTGGCGTTCGAGGACGAGATCGTGCGCTGGGCCAACCCGCCGCTGGCCGAGGCGGCCGCGCGCCACGCCGCCGGCGAATCGCCGCTGCCGCTGGCCGAACTGGCGCGGCGGCTGGACCTGGGCGGTGCGCACCGCACCACGCGCCTGCTGATCGACCCGACCGGCACGCGCCCGTCCAACGTACGCCTGGCCGGCGGCGACGGCGGGCGCCTGTATTTCGATCCCTATACCGGGCAGACCGTGGCGGAGCCGCGCTTGACCGGCTTCTTCGCCTTCGTCGAGGACCTGCATCGGCGTTTGGCCGCCGGCGAGCGCGGCAAGGCCGTCACCGGCGCCTGCGCGATCGTGCTGCTGTTCTTCTGCCTGTCCGGGCTGTACCTGCGCTGGCCGCGGCAATGGTGGAGCTGGCGCGCGTGGTGGGCGGTGGAATGGAAGCGGCAGGGACGCGGCTTCCTGTGGAGCCTGCATTCGGTGATCGGCACCTGGTGCCTGGCCATCTACCTGCTGATCGCGCTGACCGGGTTGTACTGGTCCTACGACTGGTACCGGCAAGGGCTGGTGGCGGTGCTCGGCGGCGAGCGCGCGGAAAGCGGCGGCGGCCGTGGCGGCAAGCCGCCGGCGGTGGACTATGCGCGGCTGCAGGCCGCGCTCGATGCGCTGCCCGGCGTGCGCCGCGCCTACCTGGACCTGCGCCTGCCCGGGCGTCCCGGCCAGCCGGCGATCGCGCGCTACCTGGCGGAAGATCCGGTGCACAGCCGCGCCTTCGACGGCGTGGAGATCGATCCGCGCAGCGGGCGCGTCGTGCGCCGCCTGGACTATCGACAGCAGCCGCTGGGTCGACAGTTGCTGAGCAGCGTCTTCGCCCTGCACAGCGGCAGCTTCTTCGGCCTGCCCGGGCGCGTGCTGGTGCTGCTGGCCAGCCTGTGCATGCCGCTGTTTTTCGTCACCGGCTGGTTGCTGTACCTGGACCGGCGGCGCAAGAAGCGCGCGCTGCGCAGTGCGCGGAGCGGCCTGGGGCCGACTGCGCCGGCGGCCGCCGAGCCGTGGCTGGTCGGATTCGCCAGCCAGAGCGGATTCGCCGAGCGCCTGGCCTGGCAGGCCGCCGGACAGCTGCAGGCGGCCGGCGTACCGGTGCAGGTGCAATCGCTGGCGCAACTGGATACGGCGCAACTGCTGCGCGCGCGGCGTGCGCTGTTCGTGGTCAGCACCTTCGGCGACGGCGAGGCGCCGGACCCGGCGCGCGCGTTCGAGAAGAAGGTGCTGCGCCAGGCGCAGGCGCTGCCCGAGCTCGGCTATGCGCTGCTGGCGCTGGGCGATCGCCAGTACGCGCGCTTCTGCGGATTTTCGCGGCGGCTGGAGCAGTGGCTGGCCGCGCAGGGCGCGCAGGCGCTGTTCCCGGCGGTGGAGGTGGACAACGCCGACCCGCAGGCGCTGGCGCAATGGCAGCGGCAGTTGTCCGCGGTCACCGGCGTGGCCGCGGCGGCGCCGGAACTGCAGGCGCCGCCGTCGCTGGAGTGGCGATTGGCCGGGCGCGCGCTGCTCAATCCCGGCAGCGCCGGCGCGCCGGTGTGGCGCATCGATCTGGCGCCGCCGGCGCAGGCGCAATGGCAGGCGGGCGACATTCTGGAAGTGCAGCCATGCCATGCCGCGGACGCCGTGCGCACCTGGCTGGACGCGCATGGCCTGGCGGCGGACACGCCGCTGCGCGCCGGTGGCGTGTCGCTGCCGTTGCAGGCGGCGCTGGCCGATCGCGACCTGGCGCCCCCTGGGGACGCGCACGATCTGCAGGCCTGGCTCGATGCGCTGCCGCAGCTGCCGCTGCGCGAATACTCGATCGCCTCGGTGCCGGCCGACGGCCTGCTGCAACTGGTGGTGCGCCTGACCCGGCGCGACGACGGCAGCGCCGGCCTGGGCTCGGGTTGGCTGTGTCTGCATGCGCCGCTGGGCACCGCGGTGCAGGCACGGGTGCGCGCCAATCCCGGTTTCCGCCGGCACGGCGATGCGCCGCTGCTGCTGATCGGCAACGGCACCGGCATCGCCGGCCTGCGCAGCCTGCTGCGCGAAGCCGAGGTTGCCGGCGCGCATGGGCATTGGTTGCTGTTCGGCGAGCGCAACGCCGCGCACGATGCGCTGTTCGGCGCGGAACTGCGCGCCTGGCACGACAGTGGTCATCTGCAGCGCCTGGACCTGGCGTTCTCGCGCGACCAGCCGGGCAAGGTCTACGTGCAGGATCGCCTGCGCGACGCCGCCGACGAGGTGCGCGCCTGGATCGCGCGCGGCGCCACGCTGCACGTCTGCGGCAGCCTGGACAGCATGGCGCGCGGCGTGGATACGGCCTTGCGCGACATCCTCGGCGAGGATGCGCTGGATACGCTCAGCGCGGCCGGGCGTTATCGGCGCGATGTGTATTGA